A genome region from Deltaproteobacteria bacterium includes the following:
- a CDS encoding glycosyltransferase family 1 protein — MADLSDILFMGHFSKCPVEGVMFYNGEIHQEYDLWPMLNKARVIIEIEHVTPSRRCYYRKYIRFFQGHKFLVLYDYVTRKNYLKNYSVGYDRIFSVHAQAEKEIRDRWGNPAKFWPHGYDSEKSYPIEGCRVRYDIGFCGFLGERPGWGSNPIYSKRREVLKALKDHFGDRMCIRQNLYGEEYNRFWNECKIGINCSPLGEATLRVYEVLATGTALVTDKSKDIELIFNNGEHLLMYDSPAEAISCCERLLADAKFRKCIAENGRKVVSKYERAQQYSSLSREAIKYLEDHPLDHIPTIIPFPKPLHKEPTFA, encoded by the coding sequence TACGACCTGTGGCCTATGTTGAATAAGGCGAGAGTGATTATTGAAATAGAGCATGTTACTCCTTCTCGGAGATGCTATTACAGAAAATATATCAGGTTTTTTCAAGGGCATAAGTTCCTTGTATTATATGACTATGTTACGAGGAAGAACTATCTTAAAAATTATTCTGTAGGATACGATAGGATATTTTCCGTTCATGCTCAAGCTGAAAAAGAGATTCGTGACCGTTGGGGAAATCCTGCGAAATTTTGGCCACATGGCTATGATTCCGAAAAATCCTATCCTATCGAAGGTTGCCGGGTGCGTTATGATATCGGCTTTTGTGGTTTCCTTGGCGAGAGACCTGGCTGGGGATCAAACCCGATATATTCAAAGAGACGTGAAGTTTTAAAAGCGCTGAAAGATCATTTTGGCGATAGAATGTGTATCCGGCAAAACCTCTATGGTGAAGAATACAATCGATTCTGGAACGAATGTAAAATCGGCATAAACTGCTCCCCACTGGGAGAAGCGACACTTCGTGTCTATGAAGTCCTCGCTACTGGTACCGCACTTGTAACCGATAAAAGCAAAGATATTGAGCTTATATTCAATAATGGGGAACATCTTTTGATGTACGACTCGCCAGCGGAGGCCATTTCTTGCTGTGAGCGCCTTCTTGCCGATGCAAAATTTAGAAAATGTATAGCAGAAAATGGACGAAAAGTGGTTTCAAAATACGAAAGGGCCCAACAATATAGTTCGCTTTCAAGGGAAGCAATCAAATATTTAGAAGATCACCCTCTCGATCATATTCCTACAATAATCCCATTTCCTAAGCCGCTTCATAAGGAGCCGACCTTTGCATGA
- a CDS encoding class I SAM-dependent methyltransferase, whose protein sequence is MLCNHKTIYPKWSDAPNNSGKDRDSGRGIQTFQGKKAADYGAGIGDVCLALARSGIETYSVDVPGITSDFAALRYKDAGLDVKTLSPEDFFELPPESLDLVTSFDVFEHLDNPFKFVHKAWEKLSPEGILILSADLHNFSDEAHIADHFIYEPFLIRLIENVGFELLDSAIQWRPRLRNSKFTFGSIRVDCFRKIMAGSSPLERFQRMAARYNMK, encoded by the coding sequence ATACTATGCAACCACAAAACGATATATCCGAAATGGTCCGATGCCCCGAACAACTCGGGAAAGGATAGAGATAGTGGTCGAGGTATCCAAACTTTTCAAGGTAAAAAAGCTGCTGATTACGGAGCCGGAATCGGTGATGTTTGTCTGGCACTCGCTCGATCTGGAATAGAAACATATTCAGTTGATGTCCCCGGAATTACAAGCGATTTTGCCGCTCTTCGATATAAAGACGCAGGACTGGACGTGAAGACACTTAGTCCTGAAGATTTTTTCGAGCTTCCTCCGGAAAGCCTTGACTTGGTGACCTCTTTCGATGTGTTTGAACATCTGGACAATCCTTTTAAATTTGTTCACAAGGCATGGGAAAAATTGAGTCCTGAAGGAATTTTAATCCTTTCCGCGGATCTCCATAATTTTTCTGATGAGGCCCATATAGCAGACCATTTCATATACGAGCCTTTCTTGATTCGGCTTATTGAAAACGTAGGTTTTGAATTACTTGACTCGGCCATACAATGGAGACCTCGCTTAAGAAATTCAAAATTCACCTTCGGATCCATACGTGTGGATTGCTTCCGAAAAATTATGGCTGGTAGTTCCCCGCTTGAACGATTCCAACGTATGGCTGCCAGATACAACATGAAGTAA
- a CDS encoding radical SAM protein, translating to MFREQREFPEFIGLSLTVRCQAKCIYCPADRGRLINPKDMPFELAAKIIDEASLNDRVKTVHLSENGEALLSPHFLDIFYYLRKKMPYVRVMLHTNMEKMDKRMAQEVLKLKLNEILPNMDGASKTTFEYAKGINFENVKKNLIDFIDLRDRMDSDCKITIQVLSPNRYLRRVVGIDTDIPDDSTQVKEYWTPLLGPQDKIVVMRGGYRWAIRDKVKRIKTGPCLFLNKNGVNPSAYIAPSGAMYVCCLDENARVVFGNVWNDSIESIWNGERRRSIMNKLNMRRYEQIGEPCIYCDQSPLPNL from the coding sequence ATGTTTCGTGAACAAAGAGAATTTCCGGAATTTATCGGTCTTAGTTTAACCGTTCGATGCCAGGCAAAGTGTATCTATTGCCCTGCTGATAGGGGGAGGCTCATAAATCCGAAGGATATGCCCTTTGAATTAGCCGCAAAAATTATCGATGAAGCCTCATTGAACGATAGAGTGAAAACTGTTCATCTGAGCGAAAATGGAGAAGCACTTCTTTCCCCACACTTCCTTGACATTTTTTATTATCTCAGAAAGAAAATGCCTTATGTAAGGGTGATGCTCCATACAAATATGGAAAAGATGGATAAAAGAATGGCCCAAGAGGTATTAAAATTAAAATTGAATGAAATTCTCCCCAATATGGATGGAGCATCAAAGACTACTTTTGAATATGCAAAAGGCATTAACTTTGAAAATGTAAAGAAGAATCTGATAGACTTCATAGATCTTAGAGACCGGATGGATTCAGATTGCAAAATAACAATTCAGGTTTTATCGCCAAACAGATACTTGAGGAGAGTTGTCGGCATCGATACAGATATTCCTGATGACTCAACACAGGTCAAAGAATATTGGACCCCCTTGCTAGGGCCACAAGACAAAATAGTTGTAATGAGAGGTGGATATCGTTGGGCAATACGAGACAAAGTAAAAAGGATAAAAACCGGGCCATGTCTTTTTTTGAATAAAAACGGCGTAAACCCTTCTGCGTACATCGCGCCCAGCGGTGCAATGTATGTGTGCTGCTTGGATGAAAATGCTAGAGTTGTTTTTGGAAACGTATGGAATGATTCCATAGAATCTATTTGGAACGGCGAAAGACGACGCAGCATAATGAATAAATTAAATATGAGACGTTACGAACAGATTGGGGAACCATGCATTTATTGTGATCAGTCTCCTTTACCAAATCTATAG
- a CDS encoding glycosyltransferase gives MRKVSIIIPTFNQAQYLPACVDHCLFQTYPDLEIIIVDGGSTDGTKDYLAGLEKEVAERRVKPVVEMDERGEIIRREQRVYPEGRRLEILVFGEDIGPTRTINEGLSRARGEYCTYVVGDDIPHPHMIEELVSALERTGADFAYSDMNIVDDTGRIVRQMRLPDYSFDVCFARWYHLGVSRLYRTAWHEKVGLMDERYQGANDYDHYLRFAMAGAKFYHLPKVLYSVRHHGDNRKTGQHTEERYANLIQESKHCAWRARSWIEGQRHVSGRRRDSMG, from the coding sequence ATGAGAAAGGTCAGCATTATCATTCCCACCTTCAATCAAGCCCAATACCTTCCCGCCTGCGTCGACCACTGCCTTTTCCAGACCTATCCCGACCTTGAGATCATCATCGTGGACGGCGGTTCCACGGACGGCACCAAGGACTACCTGGCCGGGCTGGAAAAGGAGGTAGCAGAACGAAGGGTGAAGCCTGTTGTCGAAATGGATGAAAGAGGTGAGATCATCAGGCGGGAGCAACGAGTATATCCTGAGGGAAGAAGGCTTGAAATCCTGGTATTCGGCGAGGATATCGGACCTACCCGCACCATCAACGAAGGCCTTTCAAGGGCAAGGGGGGAATACTGCACCTATGTCGTGGGTGACGACATCCCCCATCCCCATATGATCGAGGAACTCGTCTCGGCCCTTGAACGCACGGGTGCCGACTTCGCTTACTCCGACATGAACATCGTGGATGATACGGGACGTATCGTAAGGCAGATGCGCCTGCCCGATTACAGTTTTGATGTCTGCTTCGCACGATGGTACCACCTTGGCGTAAGTCGTCTTTACAGGACGGCATGGCATGAAAAGGTCGGCCTGATGGATGAAAGATATCAGGGAGCCAACGACTACGATCACTACCTACGGTTTGCCATGGCAGGGGCCAAGTTCTACCACTTGCCCAAGGTGCTCTATTCAGTGAGACACCATGGAGATAATCGCAAGACAGGGCAACATACAGAAGAGAGATATGCGAACCTCATTCAAGAATCCAAACATTGTGCGTGGCGCGCAAGGAGTTGGATTGAGGGCCAGCGGCATGTATCGGGGAGGCGCCGGGACAGCATGGGATGA
- a CDS encoding methyltransferase domain-containing protein, which translates to MDRDYYAETERYIRKGPPSKTTRERIEIVTEMVRLFKVKRAADYGAGSGDICLALAKEGVETFSVDIPGKTSRFAALRYKEAGLEVKCLSPEEFQELPSEHLDLVTSFDVFEHLINPFRFVRDTWEKLNDGGIFILSADLHNFSDEAHIADHYIYEPFLIQLIENVGFEFMDSALQWRPHIRGEKFTFGSLRVDCFKKVMAGSSPLERFQRMARRYEL; encoded by the coding sequence ATGGACAGGGACTATTATGCAGAGACTGAACGCTATATACGCAAAGGACCCCCTTCAAAGACTACGCGTGAAAGGATAGAGATAGTTACGGAAATGGTCAGGCTTTTCAAGGTGAAAAGGGCCGCAGATTACGGGGCGGGGAGCGGGGATATCTGCCTGGCCCTTGCCAAGGAAGGCGTAGAGACCTTTTCGGTGGATATTCCCGGCAAAACCAGCCGTTTCGCCGCCCTTCGCTACAAGGAAGCAGGCCTGGAGGTTAAGTGCCTGAGCCCTGAAGAATTTCAAGAACTGCCTTCAGAGCACCTGGACCTTGTGACCTCCTTTGATGTCTTTGAACACCTGATAAACCCCTTCAGATTCGTGCGCGATACATGGGAAAAATTGAATGATGGAGGTATCTTCATCCTTTCCGCCGACCTTCATAATTTTTCCGATGAGGCACATATAGCAGACCATTACATATATGAACCTTTCCTGATTCAGCTCATAGAAAACGTCGGCTTCGAGTTCATGGATTCTGCGCTCCAGTGGAGGCCGCACATAAGAGGGGAAAAATTCACTTTCGGGTCTCTACGCGTCGACTGTTTCAAGAAGGTCATGGCAGGAAGTTCTCCCTTGGAACGGTTCCAGCGTATGGCCCGAAGATATGAACTTTAA
- a CDS encoding sulfotransferase, which produces MESRFYEQYYQWLERIGRLKDVGVFFIVGSPKSGTTWLQKCLDIHPQISSDGEGHFDLFADAFRNLLAAFNQEQKGRIPRARNPLSITFDETDFKNLLKVVMDNQMVKRISGKDIKWVGDKTPEHTKALDLLRELYPNCKILHIIRDGRDCLVSWWSRHKQTVPEAEGLENYIEWFTRNLWVPYVLKARNFGLNNPEDYIEIKYEELHCMPLNTLTTVFEFLGVDSTDETVMKCKEGTDFKRLTGGRSMGEEDASSHYRKGIVGDWKNHLDKDLHEKFLETGGDLLKDLGYSV; this is translated from the coding sequence ATGGAATCCAGGTTCTATGAACAGTATTACCAATGGCTTGAAAGGATAGGCCGCCTCAAGGATGTCGGGGTTTTCTTCATAGTGGGTTCTCCAAAATCGGGGACCACTTGGCTCCAGAAATGCCTTGACATCCACCCCCAGATTTCCTCTGACGGTGAGGGCCACTTTGATCTTTTTGCAGATGCATTCAGGAATTTACTGGCGGCGTTCAACCAAGAGCAGAAGGGGCGTATTCCGAGGGCCCGAAATCCACTTTCCATCACCTTTGATGAAACCGATTTCAAGAACCTGTTGAAGGTGGTTATGGACAACCAGATGGTCAAGAGGATCTCCGGAAAGGATATAAAATGGGTCGGGGACAAGACACCGGAACATACAAAGGCTCTCGATCTCCTCAGGGAATTGTATCCGAACTGCAAGATTCTCCACATCATCAGAGATGGGAGGGACTGCCTGGTTTCATGGTGGTCGAGACACAAGCAAACGGTTCCGGAAGCAGAAGGTCTTGAAAATTATATCGAGTGGTTTACACGCAATTTATGGGTGCCTTACGTCCTGAAGGCAAGGAATTTCGGGCTGAACAACCCTGAAGACTATATCGAAATCAAGTATGAAGAACTCCACTGTATGCCATTAAATACCCTCACAACGGTCTTTGAATTCTTAGGTGTGGACAGCACCGATGAAACCGTCATGAAATGCAAAGAAGGGACAGACTTCAAGCGCCTCACCGGCGGAAGGTCCATGGGAGAAGAAGATGCCTCATCCCACTATCGGAAGGGCATCGTGGGGGACTGGAAAAACCACCTGGACAAGGATCTCCATGAAAAATTCCTCGAAACCGGAGGCGATCTGCTGAAGGACCTGGGCTACTCCGTCTGA